A genomic region of Gossypium hirsutum isolate 1008001.06 chromosome D01, Gossypium_hirsutum_v2.1, whole genome shotgun sequence contains the following coding sequences:
- the LOC107921245 gene encoding beta-galactosidase 13 has translation MCKQRDAPDPVINICNGRHCGDTFYGPNKRNKPALWTENWTAQYRVFGDPPSQRSAEDLAYSVARFFSKNGSMVNYYMYYGGTNFGRTSASFTTTRYYDEAPLDEFGLQREPKWGHLKDVHRALSLCKRALFWGVPTTLKLGPDQQAIVWQQPGTSACAAFLANNNTRLAQHVNFRGQDIRLPARSISVLPDCKTVVFNSQLVTTQHNSRNFVRSEIANMNFNWEMYREVPPVGLGFKFDVPRELFHLTKDTTDYAWYTTSLKLGRRDLPMKKNVSPVLRVASLGHGIHAYVNGEYAGSAHGSKVEKSFVFQRAVSLKEGENHIALLGYLVGLPDSGAYMEKRFAGPRSITILGLNTGTLDISQNGWGHQVGIDGEKKKLFTEEGSKSVQWTKPDQGGPLTWYKGYFDAPEGDNPVAIVMTGMGKGMVWINGRSIGRYWNNYLSPLKKPTQSEYHIPRAYLKPKNLIVLLEEEEGNPKDVHIVTVNRDTICSAVSEIHPPSPRLFETKNGSLQPKVNDLKPRAELICPGKKQIVAVEFASYGDPFGACGAYFIGNCTAPESKQVVEKYCLGKPSCQIPLDSIHFSDQNDACTHLRKTLAVQVKCA, from the exons ATGTGCAAGCAGAGGGACGCCCCAGATCCCGTT ATCAACATATGCAATGGAAGGCACTGTGGAGATACTTTCTATGGTCCAAATAAGCGCAACAAGCCGGCATTGTGGACTGAGAACTGGACTGCACA GTATAGAGTATTCGGTGATCCACCATCCCAAAGGTCAGCTGAAGATTTGGCATACTCAGTTGCTCGATTCTTCTCCAAAAATGGAAGCATGGTCAACTACTATATG TACTATGGTGGCACCAATTTTGGCAGGACAAGTGCCTCATTTACAACAACTCGTTACTATGACGAAGCCCCTCTTGATGAATTTG GTCTTCAAAGGGAACCAAAGTGGGGTCATCTTAAGGACGTCCACAGGGCCTTGAGTTTGTGCAAAAGGGCTCTATTTTGGGGGGTTCCTACTACTCTAAAGTTGGGTCCAGATCAACAG GCTATAGTCTGGCAACAACCTGGAACTTCAGCCTGTGCGGCTTTCTTGGCCAACAATAACACTCGTCTGGCACAACATGTGAATTTCAGGGGCCAGGACATTCGCCTGCCGGCTCGTTCCATTAGCGTCCTCCCTGATTGCAAGACCGTGGTTTTCAACAGTCAACTG GTCACAACTCAACATAACTCAAGAAACTTTGTAAGATCAGAAATTGCAAACATGAATTTTAACTGGGAGATGTACAGGGAAGTCCCTCCTGTCGGACTTGGATTTAAGTTTGACGTGCCAAGGGAGCTTTTTCATTTGACCAAAGATACAACCGACTATGCTTGGTACACAACTAG CCTTAAGTTGGGCCGACGTGATTTACCAATGAAGAAAAATGTCAGCCCAGTTTTACGGGTTGCAAGTCTTGGCCATGGAATCCATGCCTATGTAAATGGTGAATACGCCGGTTCTGCACATGGGAGCAAAGTTGAGAAGAGCTTTGTTTTCCAGAGAGCTGTAAGCTTGAAGGAAGGGGAAAACCATATTGCTCTCTTAGGCTACTTAGTGGGACTCCCC GATAGCGGAGCCTACATGGAGAAAAGGTTTGCTGGGCCTCGTTCTATCACCATCCTTGGTTTGAACACTGGAACACTCGACATATCACAAAATGGTTGGGGCCATCAG GTTGGAATTGatggagaaaagaagaaattgtttACTGAAGAAGGCTCAAAGTCTGTTCAGTGGACAAAGCCTGACCAAGGAGGACCATTAACATGGTACAAGGGATATTTTGATGCACCAGAAGGGGACAACCCAGTTGCCATTGTTATGACTGGTATGGGGAAGGGTATGGTTTGGATCAATGGTAGAAGCATTGGCCGATATTGGAACAATTACCTTAGTCCTCTTAAGAAGCCAACACAATCCGA GTACCACATCCCACGGGCATACTTGAAGCCAAAGAACCTGATTGTCCTCCTTGAGGAAGAAGAAGGCAATCCTAAAGATGTCCATATAGTAACAGTGAACAGGGATACAATCTGCAGTGCTGTGAGTGAAATTCACCCACCATCCCCGAGATTGTTCGAAACCAAAAATGGTAGTCTCCAACCCAAAGTGAATGATTTGAAACCAAGGGCTGAATTAATATGTCCAGGCAAGAAGCAAATTGTGGCAGTGGAGTTTGCCAGCTATGGTGATCCATTTGGCGCTTGCGGAGCCTACTTTATTGGAAATTGTACAGCGCCAGAATCCAAGCAAGTTGTCGAGAAGTATTGCTTGGGGAAGCCCAGCTGCCAAATCCCACTAGATAGCATTCATTTCAGTGACCAAAATGACGCATGTACCCATCTCAGGAAGACTTTGGCCGTCCAAGTCAAATGTGCCTAA